The Mycolicibacterium aurum genome segment ACGGCAGCACCAGTCCCAGTGCGACATCGCGCGCACCCGCGTCGTCGAGCGGCGACAGATCGAGCTCGGTGACGAACGCAGCGTCGACGGCGCCGTGCGCAGTGACGCGGGACCGGTGACCGCCGAGGTCGACTGCTGCCCAATGTAAGTCGAGCCCGGCGAGCGGCGCGGCGGGGCGTGGGCCGGCCACGACGACGAGGCCGTCGACGTCCAGGTCGGCCGGCTTGGCGAGCCTCTCGGCCAGCGGGTAGGGCAGCGCCCAGAAGCCGGCGCTGCGGCACAGCGCGGCCGCGGCCTCCAGTCCCTCGGTGTCGGTGCGAGGATCCAGGTCCCAGGCGCCGAGCTCCGCAAGCACCGGGCCCACGAGTGAGTCCCGGGAGTCGGGCGTCGCCTCGGCCTGTTCGAGAAGCCGGTCACCCCCCGCGGATTCGAACGCGTGCAACGACAGGCGGCCGTACTCGAGCGCGTCGTCGCTCAGGTCGAGGATCATGTGGCACCGCTCAACATGGCGCGGGACAGCAGGATCCGTTGCATCTCGATACTTCCCGACGACACCGTGGACGCCTGCGAATAGCGCCAGTGGTCCTCCACCTCACCCAGGAACCACGCCGCTCGGTGATCGTCGTGTCCGACCGCGGCGGCGATGTCCATCAGCACC includes the following:
- a CDS encoding acyl-CoA dehydrogenase family protein, which encodes MILDLSDDALEYGRLSLHAFESAGGDRLLEQAEATPDSRDSLVGPVLAELGAWDLDPRTDTEGLEAAAALCRSAGFWALPYPLAERLAKPADLDVDGLVVVAGPRPAAPLAGLDLHWAAVDLGGHRSRVTAHGAVDAAFVTELDLSPLDDAGARDVALGLVLPCWTLLGMLDRAITLTVAHVRLRKQFGQALSSFQGVQFQLTDAEVERSGVDILAKHALWSVATDQPNAVDDALALRMAAIEAADVVFRVCHQLHGAVGFCDETTLSWLSRYSQPLRRLPFGLSATRDQLERSAGQRGLTGLFT